One genomic segment of Paenibacillus xylanexedens includes these proteins:
- a CDS encoding IclR family transcriptional regulator yields the protein MEDRKLTVRAVERALDILLCFTTRSDLGLTEIASQIGLHKSTVHRLMATLEDRGFVIRDAATEKYRLGIRIWELSAHMSRSDDPAILLLPAMERLRDRLGETVSLYLRDGSERIRIQAVQSDQAIRRVAPVGVRLPLSVGASSKVLMAFATDEDREELMNGPEWPVFIDPAVYLAQMIDIRDNGYATSYEEREPGAAAVSVPIMDRRGNIAAALSVSGPVSRLSQETLHEYAPVLKDAATQMGLMLS from the coding sequence ATGGAAGATCGCAAGTTAACCGTCCGGGCTGTGGAACGGGCGCTGGATATATTATTATGTTTTACCACACGCAGTGATCTGGGACTCACCGAAATTGCCAGCCAGATCGGCCTGCACAAAAGTACAGTGCACCGTTTGATGGCTACGCTGGAAGATCGAGGGTTCGTGATCCGCGATGCAGCAACAGAGAAGTACCGACTTGGCATCCGAATCTGGGAGCTGTCAGCTCATATGTCCCGTAGTGATGATCCCGCTATTCTGCTACTGCCTGCGATGGAGCGACTGAGAGATCGATTGGGGGAGACTGTGAGTCTGTACCTGCGTGATGGGAGTGAACGGATTCGGATTCAGGCTGTGCAAAGTGATCAGGCGATTCGCCGAGTCGCTCCAGTGGGTGTTAGACTCCCGCTGTCTGTGGGCGCTTCCAGCAAAGTCCTAATGGCGTTTGCCACGGACGAGGATCGTGAAGAACTGATGAACGGGCCGGAATGGCCGGTGTTTATTGATCCGGCGGTGTATTTGGCACAAATGATAGATATCCGGGATAACGGATATGCCACGAGTTATGAGGAACGTGAGCCGGGAGCTGCCGCGGTATCTGTACCGATTATGGATCGCAGAGGCAATATCGCAGCTGCCCTCTCGGTCTCGGGACCTGTCAGTCGACTTTCGCAGGAGACATTGCATGAATACGCACCTGTGTTGAAGGATGCTGCTACGCAAATGGGGCTCATGTTATCCTGA
- the thiC gene encoding phosphomethylpyrimidine synthase ThiC, whose translation MEQEHNGQQVEKETGAAGRVQPFPGSRKVYIQGSRPDIAVPEREIALHDTNTPQGVEHNEPLRVYDTSGPMTDPAFHADIRAGLPALRTRWITERGDVEAYQGRTVKPVDNGLKPGGKRAGAEEYPGLRGKPLRAQPGRCVTQMHYARQGVITAEMEFAAIREGVEPEFVRQELASGRAILPSNINHPESEPMLIGRHFHVKINANIGNSAVSSSIEEEVEKMTWAVRWGSDTVMDLSTGKNIHTTREWIIRNSPVPIGTVPLYQALEKVNGEAEALTWELYRDTLIEQAEQGVDYFTIHAGVLLRYIPMTAKRMTGIVSRGGSIMAAWCLAHHQENFLYTHFEEICEIMKRYDVAFSLGDGLRPGSIYDANDEAQMAELATLGELTQIAWKHDVQVMIEGPGHVPMHKIKENVDLQMEICKEAPFYTLGPLTTDIAPGYDHITSAIGAAMIGWFGTSMLCYVTPKEHLGLPNKDDVREGVIAYKIAAHAADLAKGHPRAQRRDDALSKARFEFRWRDQFNLSLDPERALSYHDETLPAEGAKEAHFCSMCGPKFCSMRITQDIRAFAADKGLSENEAVATGMQEKAEEYRTRS comes from the coding sequence ATGGAACAGGAACATAACGGTCAGCAGGTGGAAAAAGAAACAGGAGCGGCCGGACGGGTTCAGCCCTTTCCGGGCAGCCGCAAAGTCTACATTCAGGGCTCACGGCCGGACATTGCTGTACCGGAGCGTGAGATAGCCCTTCATGACACGAATACTCCCCAAGGGGTGGAGCATAACGAACCGCTACGTGTCTACGATACGAGCGGCCCGATGACCGATCCCGCATTTCATGCGGATATCCGTGCAGGTCTGCCAGCCCTGCGCACCCGTTGGATCACAGAGCGCGGCGATGTCGAAGCTTATCAAGGCCGTACGGTTAAACCGGTGGATAACGGACTGAAGCCCGGAGGAAAGAGAGCTGGAGCCGAAGAGTACCCTGGATTACGTGGCAAACCGCTGCGGGCACAGCCAGGACGCTGTGTGACCCAGATGCACTACGCGAGGCAAGGAGTCATTACGGCAGAGATGGAGTTTGCCGCCATTCGTGAAGGCGTGGAACCGGAATTTGTGAGGCAGGAGCTGGCGAGTGGACGGGCCATTCTGCCATCCAACATCAATCACCCGGAGAGTGAGCCGATGTTGATCGGTCGTCATTTTCATGTGAAGATCAATGCCAACATTGGCAACTCTGCTGTATCTTCATCCATCGAGGAAGAGGTCGAGAAGATGACCTGGGCGGTACGCTGGGGATCGGATACCGTAATGGATCTGTCCACAGGCAAAAACATTCATACCACCCGGGAATGGATCATCCGTAATTCACCTGTGCCGATTGGTACGGTGCCGCTGTATCAGGCGCTGGAGAAGGTGAATGGCGAAGCAGAAGCGCTGACCTGGGAGTTGTACCGTGACACACTCATTGAGCAGGCAGAGCAGGGCGTGGACTACTTTACGATTCATGCAGGTGTACTGCTGCGTTATATCCCCATGACCGCCAAGCGAATGACAGGCATTGTGTCCCGGGGCGGGTCCATTATGGCAGCATGGTGTCTGGCGCATCATCAGGAGAATTTTTTGTACACCCATTTTGAAGAAATCTGCGAGATTATGAAAAGGTATGATGTGGCGTTTTCGCTGGGAGATGGACTTCGTCCAGGCAGTATCTACGATGCGAATGACGAAGCTCAGATGGCGGAATTGGCTACGCTTGGGGAACTGACGCAGATCGCATGGAAGCATGATGTGCAGGTGATGATCGAAGGCCCGGGTCATGTGCCGATGCACAAGATCAAGGAGAATGTGGACTTGCAGATGGAGATATGTAAAGAGGCACCGTTCTATACGCTGGGGCCGCTGACGACCGACATTGCCCCGGGTTACGATCACATCACGTCCGCCATTGGGGCAGCCATGATTGGCTGGTTCGGCACGTCCATGCTCTGTTATGTTACGCCAAAAGAACATCTGGGCCTGCCCAACAAGGATGATGTGCGGGAAGGGGTCATCGCCTACAAGATCGCAGCTCACGCCGCCGATCTGGCGAAGGGACATCCGCGTGCTCAGCGCCGGGATGACGCATTGTCCAAAGCACGGTTCGAGTTCCGCTGGAGGGACCAGTTCAACCTGTCACTAGACCCTGAACGTGCGCTGTCCTACCATGATGAGACGCTGCCAGCAGAAGGGGCCAAAGAAGCTCATTTCTGCTCCATGTGCGGACCAAAGTTCTGTAGCATGCGCATCACGCAGGACATTCGTGCCTTTGCCGCTGATAAAGGATTGTCCGAGAATGAGGCTGTAGCTACCGGGATGCAGGAAAAGGCCGAGGAATATCGGACACGCTCCTAA
- a CDS encoding zinc ribbon domain-containing protein: MNVTVCQSCGMPLTTPAQFGTEADGSTTREYCIYCYKEGKFEQPGMSLEGMTEMCTAILKDEGMDEESARSMLRNQLPFLKRWRTNTTNQHTESLAENPTVSANPDQVTTDHSFSAQPVRYVTLPGKRIAGVSARTTNAIEISGKGCIQGLWNNYFASEHLPAPESARYGCYTDYTDGITGEYTILVGHEVSPNESLPEGLDDILLPPATYAVFTSRKGPMAEVVGEAWGAVWAWDKQSDRTFTGDFELYDERSLNPESVQVDIYIAVRQNR; encoded by the coding sequence ATGAACGTCACTGTATGTCAAAGCTGCGGCATGCCGCTCACAACCCCTGCCCAATTCGGAACGGAAGCAGATGGAAGCACAACCCGTGAGTACTGTATCTATTGTTACAAAGAGGGCAAGTTTGAGCAGCCCGGTATGTCACTTGAAGGCATGACGGAGATGTGCACTGCCATTCTGAAGGACGAAGGCATGGATGAGGAATCCGCTCGTTCGATGCTGCGTAACCAGCTTCCTTTTTTGAAACGTTGGCGCACGAATACAACGAATCAACATACAGAATCTCTGGCTGAAAACCCTACTGTTTCCGCTAATCCTGATCAGGTAACAACAGATCATTCGTTCTCTGCCCAGCCCGTTCGTTATGTCACTCTCCCTGGAAAACGTATTGCCGGCGTATCCGCCCGCACAACCAACGCCATTGAAATCAGTGGCAAAGGTTGTATTCAGGGACTCTGGAACAATTATTTTGCCTCAGAGCACCTCCCTGCACCTGAAAGTGCTCGCTATGGTTGTTACACGGATTACACCGATGGGATAACCGGAGAATACACCATACTGGTAGGGCATGAGGTCAGTCCGAACGAATCATTGCCTGAAGGATTGGACGACATTTTACTCCCTCCTGCAACTTACGCCGTATTCACTTCCAGAAAAGGACCGATGGCAGAGGTTGTTGGCGAAGCTTGGGGAGCCGTGTGGGCATGGGACAAACAAAGCGATCGTACGTTCACCGGGGATTTTGAATTGTATGATGAACGCAGCCTGAATCCCGAAAGTGTACAAGTAGATATCTACATCGCTGTTCGTCAAAATAGATAG
- a CDS encoding helix-turn-helix transcriptional regulator, with the protein MKLERLLAIVVLLINRGRVQAKDLADMFEVSIRTIYRDIDTLGQAGIPVVTYQGASGGIGLAEGYRLDRNVLTDKDLASIVTALRSVSTSHANAARELLVEKLSSIVPESKNDDFQANTNRFIVDYSTWTHPEALKIKLELIEQGMDQLRPVTFTYCSAEGIHTHRTADPHTIVLKKHSWYLYAFCHERNQFRMFKLVRMQDVTLANEHFERKVINPQDRPWQQEWSRPDNQARLTLKFHARVRHIAEEWFGIENVMPDGTGYYISQVAFPEDGWLYGFILGFGADVEVLEPQHIRDEICRIAEQIVQNYIPPTQT; encoded by the coding sequence ATGAAACTGGAGCGTTTATTAGCCATCGTAGTGTTGCTAATCAATCGTGGACGGGTACAAGCCAAAGACTTGGCAGATATGTTCGAAGTATCGATCCGGACCATCTATCGGGACATCGATACACTGGGTCAAGCAGGCATCCCCGTGGTGACGTATCAGGGGGCAAGCGGCGGGATTGGCCTGGCTGAAGGCTACCGGCTGGATCGAAACGTATTAACAGACAAGGACCTCGCTTCCATCGTCACTGCACTGCGCAGTGTATCCACTTCCCATGCTAATGCTGCGCGAGAGCTTCTGGTCGAAAAACTCAGCAGTATCGTACCTGAATCCAAAAATGACGATTTTCAGGCCAATACCAATCGATTCATCGTGGATTACTCAACTTGGACGCATCCCGAAGCGCTGAAAATCAAGCTTGAACTTATCGAACAGGGTATGGATCAATTACGCCCCGTAACCTTCACCTACTGCAGTGCGGAAGGTATCCATACTCACCGAACTGCCGACCCTCATACCATCGTACTCAAGAAACATTCCTGGTACCTGTATGCTTTTTGTCACGAGCGGAATCAATTTCGCATGTTTAAGCTTGTGCGCATGCAAGATGTCACGCTTGCTAATGAGCACTTCGAGCGTAAAGTCATCAACCCGCAGGACAGACCCTGGCAACAGGAATGGAGCCGTCCGGACAATCAAGCTAGATTAACCTTGAAATTCCATGCTCGCGTCCGTCATATTGCGGAAGAATGGTTTGGGATCGAGAACGTCATGCCTGATGGGACTGGTTATTATATTAGCCAGGTTGCTTTTCCCGAGGATGGCTGGTTATATGGGTTCATTCTGGGCTTCGGCGCGGACGTTGAAGTATTGGAACCTCAGCATATTCGGGATGAAATCTGCCGTATCGCGGAGCAAATTGTACAAAATTATATACCTCCGACTCAAACCTGA
- a CDS encoding response regulator transcription factor, translated as MKRITILIADDEVEIADLVALHLQKEGYHTIKAFDGKAAVQAVQTQAIDLAILDIMMPGMDGYEVTRKIREQHHLPIIFLSAKTSDMDKITGLVMGADDYMTKPFNPMELVARVNSQLRRSLQFSQSAPVQRSILEKGGLIITPDQHRVTLYGKPVELTPKEFDILYLLASHPKQVFSAESIFEQVWGEAYYESGNTVMVHIRTLRKKLGEDVNKNKFIKTIWGVGYTFND; from the coding sequence ATGAAGCGAATTACGATTCTGATCGCAGACGATGAAGTTGAGATCGCTGATCTGGTTGCTTTACATTTACAAAAAGAAGGATATCACACCATCAAGGCTTTTGACGGGAAAGCGGCGGTTCAAGCTGTTCAGACCCAAGCGATAGATTTGGCGATTCTGGACATTATGATGCCTGGCATGGACGGGTATGAGGTGACCCGTAAAATTCGGGAGCAGCATCATTTGCCGATCATTTTCCTGAGTGCCAAAACATCAGATATGGACAAAATTACGGGACTCGTGATGGGTGCGGACGATTATATGACCAAACCGTTTAATCCGATGGAGCTTGTTGCCCGGGTTAACTCCCAGTTACGTCGTTCGCTGCAATTCAGCCAGTCTGCGCCTGTGCAGAGGTCCATTCTGGAGAAAGGTGGGCTCATCATCACGCCAGATCAACATCGCGTTACACTCTACGGCAAACCAGTGGAACTAACACCGAAGGAGTTTGACATTTTGTATCTGCTCGCGAGCCACCCCAAGCAGGTGTTCAGTGCAGAAAGCATTTTTGAACAGGTATGGGGAGAAGCCTATTACGAGAGTGGGAATACTGTGATGGTCCACATTCGGACCCTGCGCAAAAAGCTGGGGGAAGATGTGAACAAGAACAAGTTTATCAAAACCATCTGGGGTGTGGGGTACACGTTTAATGACTAA
- a CDS encoding HAMP domain-containing sensor histidine kinase produces the protein MTKRRSFRTTMIMLLGLSMLASGAITYGIYKIMQAYYSGVRAEDQLAEYRHFMRSIGDIYFFLILFIPLAILFFFWFTKPYATYFKDISTGIRHLANGDFQHRVQISSKDELGTIAEDVNLASEKLREAVERGDFAENSKDQLVVNLAHDLRTPLTSVLGYLDLLMKDDQLTEEQVRHFTSIAFTKSQRLEKLIDDLFEITRMNYGMLPINKTQLDLSELLKQMNEELYPVFEKNQLVARLKIDTDLTVSGDGELLARVLENLLINAARHGKDGMYVDINGYRDAEQVIIQVINYGGHIRPEELPHIFDMYYTGDRARTPQEGGTGLGLFIARNIVEQHDGTISAQSDVVRTLFEVRLPVFQ, from the coding sequence ATGACTAAACGAAGAAGTTTTCGTACAACTATGATTATGTTGCTAGGGTTAAGCATGCTTGCCTCTGGTGCAATTACCTATGGGATTTACAAGATTATGCAAGCCTATTATTCGGGTGTCCGTGCAGAAGATCAGCTCGCTGAATATCGTCATTTTATGAGAAGTATCGGGGATATCTATTTCTTCCTGATCTTATTTATCCCACTCGCCATTCTATTTTTCTTCTGGTTTACCAAGCCCTACGCGACGTATTTCAAGGACATTTCTACAGGGATCAGGCATTTGGCCAACGGTGACTTTCAGCATCGTGTGCAGATCTCCTCGAAGGACGAGTTAGGTACGATTGCGGAGGATGTGAATTTGGCAAGTGAGAAGCTAAGGGAAGCGGTAGAACGAGGGGATTTTGCTGAAAATAGTAAGGACCAGCTTGTTGTCAATCTGGCGCATGACCTGCGAACACCGCTGACGTCTGTGCTTGGATATTTGGATCTGCTCATGAAGGATGATCAGCTAACGGAGGAGCAGGTACGGCACTTTACGTCGATTGCATTCACCAAATCACAGCGTCTGGAGAAGCTGATTGATGATTTGTTCGAAATTACCCGTATGAATTATGGCATGCTGCCTATAAACAAGACACAGCTGGATCTTAGCGAACTGCTGAAGCAGATGAACGAAGAGCTCTATCCTGTATTTGAAAAGAACCAACTAGTCGCCCGACTAAAAATAGACACTGACCTTACGGTCTCCGGTGATGGCGAGCTACTGGCTCGTGTGCTCGAGAATCTGCTAATTAACGCTGCACGGCATGGCAAGGATGGCATGTACGTAGATATTAATGGATATCGGGATGCAGAACAGGTCATCATTCAGGTAATTAACTATGGTGGACATATTCGTCCAGAGGAATTGCCACATATCTTCGATATGTATTACACCGGAGATCGTGCCAGGACCCCTCAGGAGGGTGGGACAGGCCTTGGACTGTTTATCGCTCGTAATATTGTGGAGCAGCATGACGGTACGATCTCGGCTCAGAGCGACGTGGTACGGACGTTATTCGAAGTTCGTTTGCCCGTATTTCAATGA
- a CDS encoding M15 family metallopeptidase: MKKWGFLICIVLIGYIVTQSPGWIQQKDELPIEIQNTLENPAGYTVSVTGSIQDQVHKGNLLLVDKQYPVHPEGVKSDIVYVAHEDDLLRGYGILDQKIMLSRQVAQEFQRMVEAAGEEGVRYFLVSSGYRDFEKQDELYREKGSDYALPAGHSEHNLGLSLDIGSSLAAMNEAPEGAWLEKNAWKYGFILRYPKDKVRITGIQYEPWHFRYVGLPHSAVMYKNNLVLEEYLDLLKEKENITVEVEGEEYHIRYYRATRDTTVYIPEQGQTEISGDNMDGVIVTVKK; this comes from the coding sequence ATGAAAAAGTGGGGCTTTTTGATATGTATCGTTTTGATCGGATATATCGTTACGCAATCACCGGGATGGATTCAGCAGAAGGATGAGTTGCCCATAGAGATTCAGAATACGCTTGAAAATCCCGCAGGTTATACCGTATCCGTCACCGGAAGCATTCAGGATCAGGTACATAAGGGCAACTTGTTACTAGTTGATAAGCAGTACCCCGTTCACCCGGAAGGAGTTAAATCCGATATTGTATATGTGGCACATGAGGATGATCTGCTTCGTGGATATGGAATACTGGATCAGAAAATCATGTTATCACGACAGGTGGCGCAGGAGTTTCAGAGGATGGTTGAAGCAGCAGGCGAAGAGGGAGTCAGATATTTTCTCGTCAGCAGTGGATACAGGGACTTTGAAAAGCAGGACGAGTTATATCGGGAAAAGGGTTCAGACTATGCGCTTCCTGCGGGACACAGTGAGCACAATCTTGGGTTATCCCTGGATATCGGCTCAAGCTTGGCTGCCATGAATGAAGCACCAGAGGGTGCTTGGCTGGAGAAGAATGCATGGAAATACGGATTTATTTTACGTTACCCAAAGGATAAAGTGCGCATCACCGGTATTCAGTATGAACCATGGCACTTTCGATATGTAGGGCTGCCGCACAGTGCTGTCATGTATAAGAATAATTTGGTGCTGGAAGAGTATCTTGATTTGTTAAAAGAAAAAGAGAACATTACTGTTGAAGTAGAGGGTGAGGAGTATCATATCCGTTATTATCGGGCCACCCGAGACACAACCGTTTACATACCTGAGCAAGGCCAAACTGAAATATCGGGTGATAACATGGATGGCGTCATTGTCACCGTAAAGAAATAA
- a CDS encoding VanZ family protein, whose protein sequence is MKHNNQKKSKHYILWIAVFIIYLYLLTKLILFKGSPVDFGIVKDRLMAFLQQPDLVHTRTVNLTPFQEISRDWNSLSLHRPGTAIHLVGNILAFIPLGIFIPVLTGNKLFSGVKVLLLSLLLSLGYEVTQLVTGMGIFDVDDLMLNTLGGLIGYIIYTMVIGLKKVLVGGESRVTTKKLNSKESHV, encoded by the coding sequence ATGAAGCACAACAACCAGAAGAAAAGCAAACATTACATCCTTTGGATTGCCGTTTTCATTATCTATTTATATCTGCTGACGAAGCTGATCCTGTTCAAAGGAAGCCCGGTCGATTTTGGCATCGTGAAGGATCGACTGATGGCGTTCTTGCAACAACCGGATCTGGTCCATACCCGAACCGTCAACCTGACACCATTTCAGGAAATCTCACGAGACTGGAACAGTCTGTCGTTACATCGTCCGGGCACCGCAATCCATCTGGTAGGCAATATACTGGCCTTTATCCCGCTGGGCATCTTCATTCCTGTGTTGACGGGTAACAAGTTATTCTCCGGAGTAAAGGTGCTCCTGCTGTCACTGCTGCTCAGTCTGGGTTATGAAGTGACACAGTTAGTGACTGGCATGGGCATATTTGATGTGGATGATCTGATGCTTAATACACTCGGCGGCTTGATTGGATATATCATTTATACCATGGTCATCGGCCTGAAAAAGGTGTTGGTGGGAGGAGAATCCCGCGTGACGACGAAAAAGTTAAATTCTAAGGAAAGTCACGTGTAA
- the acnA gene encoding aconitate hydratase AcnA, protein MSAKNHFSAARSLEVGGKSYRYYSLDALQENGHGDLSRLPFSIKVLLEAAIRQFDGRAITEEHVKQLTGWADGRDNNKEIPFIPARIVLQDFTGVPVVVDLAAMRDTVKKAGGDPKQINPLVPVDLVIDHSVMVDAFGTNDALDYNIKVEFERNEERYRFLRWAQTAFNNFRAVPPSTGIVHQVNLEYLASVAATKTVDGETVVFPDSLVGTDSHTTMINGLGVVGWGVGGIEAEAGMLGQPLYFVTPDVIGFKLTGSLSEGATATDLALTVTQLLRKKGVVGKFVEFYGPGLANIGLADRATVANMAPEYGATIGFFPVDSETLNYLRNTGRPDEQVELVEAYYKAQGMFRTSSTVDPEFTDVIELDLGSVVPSLAGPKRPQDRIELTQMKESFNSIIRTPVDKGGYGLSDEKIEQSVPVKHPDGSNSELKAGAVVIAAITSCTNTSNPSVMVGAGLLAKKAVERGLTKPGYVKSSLTPGSLVVTEYLEKAGLITYLDKLGFNVAGYGCATCIGNSGPLPDEVSEAIAENDMTVAAVLSGNRNFEGRVHAQVKANYLASPPLVVAYALAGTVNIDFETDPIGYDTNNEPVFLKDLWPTSEEIKDTIASSLNAQMFRNKYENVFTANERWNSISVPEGELYEWDPNSTYIQNPPFFQELGDKLNDIADIRSARVMALLADSVTTDHISPAGNIAPSSPAGLYLKEHGVERKDFNSYGSRRGNHEVMMRGTFANIRIRNQVAPGTEGGITKYLPTDEEMSIYDASMKYQDEGQNLIVIAGKEYGTGSSRDWAAKGTFLLGVKAVIAESFERIHRSNLVGMGVMPLQFQEGHGWSSLGLNGRETYDITGLSNDVKPGQELKVTVTREDGTQFEFPVIARLDSMVDVDYYHNGGILQTVLRQMMKKA, encoded by the coding sequence ATGTCAGCAAAGAATCATTTCTCCGCCGCTCGCAGTCTTGAGGTTGGAGGCAAGTCTTACCGCTACTACAGTCTCGATGCTCTTCAGGAAAACGGCCACGGCGATCTTTCCAGGCTTCCTTTCTCCATTAAAGTGTTGCTTGAAGCAGCAATTCGTCAATTCGACGGACGTGCCATCACCGAAGAACACGTAAAACAACTGACCGGCTGGGCAGATGGCCGTGACAATAACAAGGAAATTCCATTCATCCCTGCACGTATCGTTCTGCAGGATTTCACCGGTGTACCGGTTGTCGTTGACCTCGCTGCAATGCGTGATACTGTAAAAAAAGCAGGCGGCGATCCAAAACAGATCAACCCGCTCGTACCGGTCGATCTCGTTATCGACCACTCCGTTATGGTTGATGCTTTTGGTACCAACGATGCACTTGATTACAATATCAAAGTTGAGTTCGAGCGTAATGAAGAGCGTTACCGCTTCTTGCGTTGGGCGCAAACGGCATTCAACAACTTCCGTGCAGTTCCACCATCCACAGGGATCGTTCACCAGGTTAACCTGGAGTATCTGGCTTCCGTGGCAGCAACCAAAACCGTGGACGGCGAAACCGTTGTATTCCCGGATTCCCTCGTAGGTACAGACTCCCACACCACCATGATCAACGGACTTGGCGTTGTTGGTTGGGGTGTTGGTGGAATCGAGGCCGAAGCAGGTATGCTGGGCCAACCGCTTTATTTTGTAACACCAGACGTTATCGGTTTCAAACTGACAGGGAGCCTGAGCGAAGGCGCAACAGCAACGGATCTGGCACTGACCGTTACCCAATTGCTTCGTAAAAAAGGCGTTGTTGGTAAATTCGTAGAATTCTACGGTCCAGGTCTTGCCAACATCGGTCTGGCTGACCGTGCAACAGTAGCCAACATGGCACCAGAATATGGCGCAACGATCGGTTTCTTCCCTGTTGATAGTGAAACGTTGAACTATTTGCGTAACACTGGCCGTCCTGACGAGCAGGTAGAATTGGTTGAAGCTTATTACAAAGCTCAAGGCATGTTCCGTACTTCAAGCACCGTTGATCCTGAATTCACAGATGTGATTGAACTGGATCTCGGCTCTGTTGTACCAAGTCTCGCAGGACCAAAACGTCCACAGGATCGCATCGAGCTGACACAAATGAAAGAAAGCTTCAACAGCATCATTCGCACACCTGTAGATAAAGGCGGCTACGGTTTGAGCGATGAGAAAATCGAACAATCCGTACCTGTGAAGCATCCGGACGGTTCCAACAGTGAACTGAAGGCAGGCGCAGTTGTGATCGCGGCGATCACAAGTTGTACGAACACTTCGAATCCAAGTGTTATGGTTGGAGCGGGACTACTGGCGAAAAAAGCAGTTGAACGCGGCCTGACCAAACCAGGATATGTGAAAAGCAGTCTGACACCAGGTTCCCTTGTGGTTACCGAGTACCTGGAAAAAGCAGGTCTGATCACGTATCTCGACAAACTCGGATTCAACGTTGCGGGCTACGGTTGTGCAACATGTATCGGTAACTCCGGCCCACTGCCGGACGAAGTGAGCGAAGCTATTGCTGAGAACGATATGACCGTAGCGGCTGTATTGTCCGGTAACCGTAACTTCGAAGGCCGTGTACACGCACAGGTTAAAGCCAACTACCTGGCATCACCACCACTCGTTGTGGCATATGCACTTGCGGGTACCGTAAATATTGACTTTGAAACCGATCCAATCGGTTATGATACGAACAATGAGCCTGTATTCCTGAAAGACCTCTGGCCTACCTCCGAGGAAATCAAGGATACCATCGCTAGTTCCCTGAACGCTCAGATGTTCCGCAACAAGTACGAGAATGTATTTACAGCCAATGAGCGTTGGAATTCAATTTCTGTACCGGAAGGTGAACTGTACGAGTGGGATCCGAACTCCACGTACATTCAGAATCCTCCGTTCTTCCAGGAGCTTGGCGACAAGTTGAACGATATCGCAGATATCCGTTCTGCACGCGTTATGGCATTGCTTGCGGATTCCGTAACAACGGATCACATCTCGCCAGCAGGTAATATTGCACCATCCAGCCCGGCTGGACTGTACCTGAAAGAACATGGCGTAGAGCGCAAAGACTTCAACTCCTACGGTTCACGCCGTGGTAACCATGAAGTCATGATGCGTGGTACGTTTGCCAACATTCGTATTCGTAACCAGGTGGCTCCGGGTACCGAGGGCGGTATCACGAAGTACCTGCCAACGGACGAAGAAATGTCCATCTACGATGCTTCCATGAAGTATCAGGATGAAGGACAGAACCTGATCGTTATCGCTGGTAAAGAGTATGGTACAGGAAGCTCTCGTGACTGGGCGGCAAAAGGAACATTCCTGCTCGGCGTCAAAGCCGTTATCGCAGAAAGCTTCGAGCGTATTCACCGTAGTAACCTGGTCGGCATGGGCGTAATGCCATTGCAATTCCAGGAAGGTCACGGCTGGTCCAGCCTTGGTCTGAACGGACGTGAAACGTATGACATTACTGGCCTCAGCAATGATGTGAAGCCAGGACAAGAGTTGAAAGTTACCGTAACTCGTGAAGACGGTACACAGTTCGAATTCCCTGTCATCGCTCGTCTGGACAGCATGGTTGATGTGGATTACTACCATAACGGCGGTATCCTGCAAACTGTATTGCGTCAAATGATGAAAAAAGCTTAA